The Piliocolobus tephrosceles isolate RC106 chromosome 2, ASM277652v3, whole genome shotgun sequence genome window below encodes:
- the MAP6D1 gene encoding MAP6 domain-containing protein 1 isoform X2: protein MAWPCISRLCCLARRWNQLDRSDVAVPLTLHGYSDLDSEEPGPGGAASRRGQPPPGARDPGRDVPLTQYQRDFGLWTAHAGPKDQQPGRGPAAGGRRSKSSAQSSAPPAPGARGVYVLPIGDADAAGAATTSYRQEFQAWTGVKPSRSTKAKPARVITTHTSGWDSSPGAGFQVSLKLVRQRCPRGEEEVHS, encoded by the exons ATGGCGTGGCCCTGCATCAGCCGCCTGTGCTGCCTGGCGCGGCGCTGGAACCAGCTGGACCGCTCCGACGTGGCGGTGCCGCTGACCCTTCACGGTTACTCGGACCTCGACAGCGAGGAGCCGGGCCCGGGCGGCGCCGCCTCGCGCAGGGGCCAGCCTCCCCCGGGCGCCCGGGATCCCGGTCGGGACGTGCCGCTCACTCAATACCAGCGGGACTTCGGCTTGTGGACGGCGCACGCTGGGCCCAAGGATCAGCAGCCAGGGCGCGGACCGGCGGCGGGCGGCCGCAGGAGCAAATCCTCCGCGCAGTCCTCCGCGCCACCTGCGCCTGGCGCCCGCGGGGTGTACGTGCTGCCCATCGGCGACGCGGACGCGGCTGGAGCAGCGACCACGTCGTACAG ACAGGAGTTCCAGGCTTGGACTGGGGTGAAGCCCTCAAGATCCACAAAGGCAAAACCAGCCCGAGTCATCACAACCCACACTTCGGGATGGGACAGCAGCCCTGGGGCCGGCTTCCAGGTCAGCCTGAAGCTGGTGCGGCAGAGGT GTCCCAGAGGTGAGGAAGAAGTTCACTCCTAA
- the MAP6D1 gene encoding MAP6 domain-containing protein 1 isoform X1 gives MAWPCISRLCCLARRWNQLDRSDVAVPLTLHGYSDLDSEEPGPGGAASRRGQPPPGARDPGRDVPLTQYQRDFGLWTAHAGPKDQQPGRGPAAGGRRSKSSAQSSAPPAPGARGVYVLPIGDADAAGAATTSYRQEFQAWTGVKPSRSTKAKPARVITTHTSGWDSSPGAGFQVPEVRKKFTPNPSAIFQASAPRILNV, from the exons ATGGCGTGGCCCTGCATCAGCCGCCTGTGCTGCCTGGCGCGGCGCTGGAACCAGCTGGACCGCTCCGACGTGGCGGTGCCGCTGACCCTTCACGGTTACTCGGACCTCGACAGCGAGGAGCCGGGCCCGGGCGGCGCCGCCTCGCGCAGGGGCCAGCCTCCCCCGGGCGCCCGGGATCCCGGTCGGGACGTGCCGCTCACTCAATACCAGCGGGACTTCGGCTTGTGGACGGCGCACGCTGGGCCCAAGGATCAGCAGCCAGGGCGCGGACCGGCGGCGGGCGGCCGCAGGAGCAAATCCTCCGCGCAGTCCTCCGCGCCACCTGCGCCTGGCGCCCGCGGGGTGTACGTGCTGCCCATCGGCGACGCGGACGCGGCTGGAGCAGCGACCACGTCGTACAG ACAGGAGTTCCAGGCTTGGACTGGGGTGAAGCCCTCAAGATCCACAAAGGCAAAACCAGCCCGAGTCATCACAACCCACACTTCGGGATGGGACAGCAGCCCTGGGGCCGGCTTCCAG GTCCCAGAGGTGAGGAAGAAGTTCACTCCTAACCCCTCCGCCATCTTTCAGGCCTCAGCTCCCCGGATTCTCAACGTGTGA
- the MAP6D1 gene encoding MAP6 domain-containing protein 1 isoform X3 yields MAWPCISRLCCLARRWNQLDRSDVAVPLTLHGYSDLDSEEPGPGGAASRRGQPPPGARDPGRDVPLTQYQRDFGLWTAHAGPKDQQPGRGPAAGGRRSKSSAQSSAPPAPGARGVYVLPIGDADAAGAATTSYRQEFQAWTGVKPSRSTKAKPARVITTHTSGWDSSPGAGFQASAPRILNV; encoded by the exons ATGGCGTGGCCCTGCATCAGCCGCCTGTGCTGCCTGGCGCGGCGCTGGAACCAGCTGGACCGCTCCGACGTGGCGGTGCCGCTGACCCTTCACGGTTACTCGGACCTCGACAGCGAGGAGCCGGGCCCGGGCGGCGCCGCCTCGCGCAGGGGCCAGCCTCCCCCGGGCGCCCGGGATCCCGGTCGGGACGTGCCGCTCACTCAATACCAGCGGGACTTCGGCTTGTGGACGGCGCACGCTGGGCCCAAGGATCAGCAGCCAGGGCGCGGACCGGCGGCGGGCGGCCGCAGGAGCAAATCCTCCGCGCAGTCCTCCGCGCCACCTGCGCCTGGCGCCCGCGGGGTGTACGTGCTGCCCATCGGCGACGCGGACGCGGCTGGAGCAGCGACCACGTCGTACAG ACAGGAGTTCCAGGCTTGGACTGGGGTGAAGCCCTCAAGATCCACAAAGGCAAAACCAGCCCGAGTCATCACAACCCACACTTCGGGATGGGACAGCAGCCCTGGGGCCGGCTTCCAG GCCTCAGCTCCCCGGATTCTCAACGTGTGA